A portion of the Ralstonia nicotianae genome contains these proteins:
- a CDS encoding efflux RND transporter permease subunit → MIARLIFASIRNRFLVLLTTALLTAWGLWAARSTPLDALPDLSDVQVIIRTPFPGQAPQIVENQVTYPLTTTMLSVPGAKTVRGYSFFGDSFVYVLFEDGTDLYWARSRVLEYLNQVQSRLPVAAKPALGPDATGVGWVYEYALVDKTGRHDLAQLRALQDWFLRFELKALPNVAEVASVGGMVKQFQVVLQPDKLRAYNLSQAKVLAALKGANQETGGSVLELGEAEYMVRASGYLKTLDDFRQIPLATSDAGIAVRLGDVATVQLGPEMRRGIAELDGQGEVAGGVIVMRSGKNALETIEAVKAKLAALRKSLPVGVEIVPVYDRSALIHRAVDNLTHKLIEEFIVVALVCVVFLFHLRSALVAIVSLPLGVLAAFLVMRYQGVNANIMSLGGIAIAVGAMVDAAVVMIENAHKHLERWHEAHPGHALAGHERWGVIGEAAAEVGPALFFSLLIITLSFIPVFTLEAQEGRLFSPLAFTKTYSMAAAAGLSVTLVPVLMGYLIRGPIPSEQSNPLSRWLIRLYQPVLARVLAYPRATVAIALVLLAATAWPILRTGGEFMPPLDEGDLLYMPSALPGLSAGKAAQLLQQTDRLIRTVPEVATVFGKAGRADTATDPAPMEMFETTIRFKPRDQWRPGMTTDKLVDELDRVVKVPGLSNIWVPPIRNRIDMLATGIKSPVGIKVAGTDLQQIDRLTTQIEAAVKTVPGVTSALAERLSGGRYIDVDIHRMAAGRYGLNIEDVQSIVASAIGGDNVGEVVDGLARFPINLRYPRDYRDSVEQLRSLPIVTDRGQQIVLSDVADIRVVSGPPMLRSENARLSGWVYVDIRGRDLRSAVRDMQAAVAKAVPMPAGYALSWSGQFEYLERASAKLKVVVPLTLLIIFVLLYLVFGRIDEALLIMGTLPLALIGGFWLLYGLGYNLSVAGVVGFIALAGVAAEFGVIMLLYLKQAWTERQERGQTTTDALLDAIQEGAVLRVRPKAMTVAVVLAGLIPIMWSHGTGSEVMQRIAAPMVGGMVTAPLLSLFVVPAVYLLLRRRSVSSFSQPR, encoded by the coding sequence ATGATTGCGCGCCTCATCTTCGCCTCCATCCGCAACCGCTTCCTGGTGCTGCTGACTACGGCCTTGCTGACGGCGTGGGGGCTGTGGGCGGCACGCAGCACGCCGCTCGATGCGCTGCCCGATCTGTCGGACGTGCAGGTCATCATCCGCACCCCCTTCCCGGGCCAGGCCCCGCAGATCGTCGAGAACCAGGTCACCTATCCGCTCACCACCACGATGCTGTCGGTGCCGGGGGCCAAGACGGTGCGCGGCTATTCGTTCTTTGGGGATTCGTTCGTCTACGTGCTGTTCGAAGACGGGACGGATCTGTACTGGGCGCGCTCGCGTGTGCTGGAGTACTTGAATCAGGTGCAGTCCCGCCTGCCGGTGGCGGCCAAGCCGGCATTGGGGCCGGATGCGACCGGCGTCGGCTGGGTCTACGAATACGCGCTGGTCGACAAAACCGGCCGCCACGACCTGGCCCAACTGCGCGCGCTGCAGGACTGGTTCCTGCGCTTCGAGCTGAAGGCATTGCCGAACGTGGCGGAAGTGGCATCCGTGGGCGGCATGGTCAAGCAGTTCCAGGTGGTGCTGCAGCCGGACAAGCTGCGCGCGTACAACCTGTCGCAGGCCAAGGTGCTGGCGGCGCTCAAGGGCGCCAACCAGGAGACCGGCGGGTCCGTGCTGGAGTTGGGCGAAGCCGAGTACATGGTGCGCGCCAGCGGCTACCTGAAGACGCTCGACGACTTTCGCCAGATTCCGCTGGCAACGAGCGATGCCGGTATCGCCGTGCGGCTGGGCGACGTCGCCACCGTCCAGCTCGGACCCGAGATGCGGCGCGGCATCGCCGAGCTGGACGGTCAGGGCGAAGTCGCTGGCGGTGTCATCGTGATGCGCTCCGGCAAGAACGCGCTGGAGACGATCGAGGCCGTCAAGGCCAAGCTCGCCGCGCTGCGGAAGAGTCTGCCGGTGGGCGTGGAGATTGTGCCGGTCTACGACCGCTCTGCGCTCATCCACCGCGCGGTGGACAACCTCACGCACAAGCTGATCGAGGAGTTCATCGTGGTGGCGCTGGTGTGCGTGGTGTTCCTGTTTCACCTGAGATCGGCCTTGGTAGCGATCGTCTCGCTGCCGCTGGGCGTGCTGGCGGCGTTCCTGGTGATGCGCTACCAGGGCGTGAACGCCAACATCATGTCGCTGGGCGGTATCGCCATCGCGGTGGGCGCCATGGTGGATGCGGCCGTGGTGATGATCGAGAACGCGCACAAGCACCTGGAGCGCTGGCACGAGGCACATCCGGGGCACGCGCTGGCCGGGCACGAGCGCTGGGGTGTCATCGGCGAAGCGGCTGCGGAGGTGGGGCCGGCGCTGTTCTTCTCGCTGCTGATCATCACGCTGTCGTTCATCCCGGTGTTCACGCTGGAGGCGCAGGAGGGGCGGCTGTTCTCGCCGCTGGCCTTCACCAAGACGTATTCGATGGCGGCGGCGGCTGGGCTGTCGGTCACGCTGGTGCCGGTGCTGATGGGCTACCTGATCCGCGGGCCGATCCCGAGCGAGCAGTCGAACCCGCTCAGCCGCTGGCTGATCCGCCTGTACCAGCCGGTACTGGCCCGTGTGCTGGCGTACCCGCGGGCGACGGTGGCCATCGCCCTTGTGCTGCTGGCGGCCACGGCCTGGCCGATCCTGCGTACGGGCGGCGAGTTCATGCCGCCGCTGGACGAAGGCGACCTGCTGTACATGCCGTCGGCGCTGCCGGGGTTGTCGGCCGGCAAGGCGGCACAGTTGCTGCAGCAGACCGACCGGCTCATCAGGACCGTGCCCGAGGTGGCCACGGTGTTCGGCAAAGCGGGCCGCGCCGACACCGCCACCGATCCGGCGCCGATGGAGATGTTCGAGACCACCATCCGGTTCAAGCCGCGCGACCAGTGGCGGCCGGGCATGACGACCGACAAGCTGGTCGACGAACTGGACCGCGTGGTCAAGGTGCCGGGCCTGTCCAACATCTGGGTGCCGCCCATCCGCAACCGCATCGACATGCTGGCCACCGGCATCAAGAGCCCGGTCGGCATCAAGGTGGCGGGCACCGACCTGCAGCAGATCGACCGGCTCACCACGCAGATCGAGGCCGCGGTCAAGACCGTGCCCGGCGTCACCTCGGCACTGGCCGAGCGGCTCTCGGGCGGACGCTACATCGACGTCGACATCCACCGCATGGCCGCCGGCCGCTACGGCCTGAACATCGAGGACGTGCAGAGCATCGTGGCCTCCGCCATCGGCGGCGACAACGTCGGTGAAGTCGTGGACGGGCTGGCGCGCTTTCCGATCAACCTGCGCTATCCGCGCGACTACCGGGATTCGGTCGAGCAATTGCGCAGCCTGCCGATCGTGACGGACCGGGGCCAGCAGATCGTGTTGTCCGACGTGGCGGACATCCGCGTCGTGTCAGGCCCGCCGATGCTGCGCAGCGAGAACGCGCGCCTGTCCGGCTGGGTGTACGTGGACATCCGCGGGCGCGACCTGCGCTCGGCGGTGCGCGACATGCAGGCGGCGGTGGCCAAGGCGGTGCCGATGCCGGCCGGCTATGCACTGAGCTGGTCCGGCCAGTTCGAATATCTGGAGCGCGCCAGTGCCAAGCTCAAGGTGGTGGTGCCGCTCACGCTGCTCATCATCTTCGTGCTGCTGTACCTGGTATTCGGCCGCATCGACGAGGCACTGTTGATCATGGGCACGCTGCCGCTGGCGTTGATCGGCGGGTTCTGGCTGCTGTACGGGCTGGGCTACAACTTGTCAGTAGCGGGCGTGGTCGGCTTCATTGCGCTGGCGGGTGTGGCGGCGGAGTTCGGCGTCATCATGCTGCTCTACCTCAAGCAGGCCTGGACCGAGCGCCAGGAGCGCGGCCAAACCACGACTGACGCATTGCTTGACGCCATCCAGGAAGGCGCCGTACTGCGCGTACGCCCCAAGGCCATGACGGTGGCCGTCGTCCTGGCCGGCCTGATCCCGATCATGTGGTCACACGGCACGGGCTCCGAAGTCATGCAGCGCATCGCCGCGCCGATGGTCGGCGGCATGGTGACCGCGCCCTTGCTTTCTCTGTTTGTTGTTCCTGCTGTCTACCTGCTGTTGCGCAGGCGCAGCGTGTCATCCTTTTCCCAACCCCGCTAG
- a CDS encoding copper-binding protein, translated as MKHTFALAFTLALAASPVAFAATPMDGMDMKPAAQAGQSNPAPKPVAAEIRKIDPDTGKVTLKHGAIDNLGMGAMTMTFAVQDKASLKAFKEGDKVSAVFDRVNGQPTVVQMRP; from the coding sequence ATGAAGCACACATTCGCTCTGGCTTTCACCCTGGCGCTGGCCGCGTCACCCGTGGCATTCGCCGCCACCCCGATGGACGGCATGGACATGAAGCCGGCCGCCCAGGCTGGCCAGTCCAACCCGGCGCCCAAACCCGTCGCGGCCGAGATCCGCAAGATCGACCCCGACACCGGCAAGGTCACGCTCAAGCACGGCGCCATCGACAACCTCGGCATGGGTGCCATGACGATGACGTTTGCCGTCCAGGACAAGGCTTCGCTCAAGGCCTTCAAGGAGGGTGACAAGGTGTCGGCGGTCTTCGATAGGGTCAATGGTCAGCCGACCGTGGTCCAGATGCGCCCCTAA
- the xopAD gene encoding XopAD/skwp family type III secretion system effector — protein MACAGPREDGADPLERVSHSRQASRIPLKRKREAGDDTDVRPTSLPRRGEIAAFHAAACDAEAPASPPTTPRAESRREPTAEQLTDYGRWLGRTEFGRLAALREQQCARLWKLVASARRGKVDPDFCLHVAKDNTLAQRNGYGLALMFLDGSVPPEENARRLDGYFFALGAASAPTHAEPHRQVRGLEQCVEMAACYLFKTRWFMDAPLEKLAELGNLLSKYPRQPASMAAIAWIAGQALKPGPLPRLGAKELTLLANAFSKNGDSGRCEQATARIGRHLLHDGGEQTFEARQIGLLLNAFSKWPGDTDCRAAAEYLAARLERSPGLRQAMDAQAVATAINGLSKWPETAVCRNVAEHLAARLVHEAALLERMTATAVAASLNGLSKWPKAEICGAAVECVAEQLVKAPGLRQAMSAQEIANAFNALSKWPDSAACRAAAECLAVRLADDSRLRASMNAQEVASTLNALCKWPRTTACREAALGLAARIRSEADLREALDAQQLANTLNALGKWPDADVCRAAAERLAIRLGRDAALRDGLNGQHIGNVFNALGKWPESAACLTAAACLTARLTDEVALLLSMDAQGIAAALNGLSKWPESAACRTAAERLIARLSSDADLRQGMDAQAVANVLNALSKWSGEDHCRALAEQLAMRLVDDAELRQAMNAQEVANAINGLSRWLEQPHCRRSLLLLAARMGEADLPWRNAEMSALSQAANAFARLFLSAPDDAEFQAPARIKLQALAAHLDLYRERFETCSAREIAIVLKAMASVQLQHDMRPLARPALERLAALCRTTGLRNENLETMGNLCLGLLPLARSPVLIAHRRRALCVLGTLQPIVARKIERFVQPRLGAAEKEPATDTAMREESHATRRAALTFYQVLKTYSVVSDMWKTRYIEGSRRSVRDQRDRLAAWVKQTLERSREAIEADLGEDSWNIIARIEADADVLNALDLRIQHQTALITHNHPPSRFDLGAVHRRMRTLKPGAPVPPARGAGDTHYVAVDMAGKELKHNRDEPSKPYSLYARLTGLPLVEVKLPGELSAFMLARTFRYQGEPWRFDLFGGSRLSRGGGLRPHDILSNHAAPAAMLPAVRYADTAPGSSLMQLAAKLAPLREDWARMQRALLEMVPSDHVVEGTLRLGFFDDVDGPEHPFKLQSPDGQRIQLCPNDGCGFLKFEVAMCIPVFRDHVMAWNAMRAGRATPAQQKLLETSNDRKRIAPQALQHFPRDEAALEEARQAIERRLAQLAPKPASGQAPPRVDPLTLYHLTVSGGYEGEQIRAVPSADDNVHLPAQRSGAFDLHGGALLIGKAPYDKENLLPFPDEQVGTVERGDATASFLSRCFAIQYSFTGFNDDAGEGAEMLHSKGMLIVPPPQYWSPDHAGMDMACSREDLKTLSRWITGRNRATLPPEMRSTGSLRVKEVVVPGRLGALPITELRKRDMDTDGDDAFVYAGYPKLAAHISRVMDDRKKRRGQQRSFKPRKTAAPAQDPKDGQYQPGRAAEILAEQRGRRLRGTASVFAKRFLAQSDDMREAMARDMMFGVYDGIERPLRNGLLEQFEAEQADLQALDVLRNHAFEAIANAHLPEAEEAAQLLHDEVFRLQSAPAAKAAGTPAGLADRFPLLAQAYEQAGDTRARVQAILENYPVCRLSCEQFPEGQPGLVRGSPELTLRNLCTIAIKVGTDALKSDTGTELFSKVIETCLRSERTFRERIGSVPYGKETAYAMHDGRFDPEQAKAELRHNPTMAAGVMIHSVEALQQWGLLAPAPTPQARFANTPALDVSQAIRLLADRASRMDAAITPTLRNIAQAVGAQLAGLRHRLKSSGSLKEKLKQMVAHKHMTLEDAVPQVNDALRYSVVLPSQDFAAGCRRIQAALDEQGHARVKLVNHFVKRYEPFSAINVTLRDPEGHLWEIQFHTPQTFDLKEHYHDLYKRSHHLRLQGVPAARLQELTRPARDAFRAVPMPLGCEDIIDWEAEQTSVALPAVRAQLVPEPLYAELVNRLHQAAKAMEPKITPVLRALLQHVQGHLHGDGPELHRHVFKKPASTHRKIELLRHQHALPPEQAAARVRDALRYEVVLQHEGFVASVQWVSRQLQSEGLEVMRINNTFAMADTTYAGLNMNLRSGAHHFEIQFHTPDSLRIKQKTHRLYEKLRRIARPEAMPPHNGQNPPVSERESLEHGLRSAAATVRRPEGIETIGSIDRYEG, from the coding sequence ATGGCGTGCGCCGGTCCGCGAGAGGATGGGGCCGATCCGCTCGAGCGTGTGTCGCACAGTCGACAGGCCTCGCGCATCCCGCTCAAGCGCAAGCGCGAAGCCGGTGATGACACTGACGTGCGCCCGACATCCTTGCCGCGCCGGGGCGAAATCGCCGCCTTTCACGCGGCCGCATGCGATGCGGAGGCGCCGGCCTCGCCGCCGACCACGCCACGCGCCGAATCCAGGCGCGAACCGACCGCGGAGCAGCTCACCGACTATGGCCGATGGCTGGGGCGCACCGAGTTCGGCAGGCTCGCCGCCCTGCGTGAGCAGCAGTGCGCGCGCCTGTGGAAGCTGGTGGCGAGCGCCAGGCGGGGGAAGGTCGATCCGGATTTCTGCCTTCATGTGGCGAAAGACAACACCTTGGCGCAGCGCAACGGCTACGGTCTTGCCCTGATGTTTCTGGACGGCTCCGTGCCGCCCGAAGAAAACGCCCGACGTCTGGACGGCTACTTTTTTGCCTTGGGCGCCGCATCCGCCCCCACGCACGCCGAGCCGCATCGGCAGGTACGGGGGCTGGAACAGTGCGTGGAGATGGCCGCGTGCTATCTGTTCAAGACCCGTTGGTTCATGGATGCCCCGCTGGAGAAACTGGCGGAACTGGGCAATCTGCTGAGCAAATATCCGAGGCAGCCCGCATCCATGGCGGCCATCGCTTGGATTGCCGGCCAGGCGCTGAAGCCCGGGCCGTTGCCTCGACTCGGCGCCAAGGAATTGACGCTGCTGGCCAATGCCTTCTCCAAGAATGGCGATAGCGGGCGATGTGAACAGGCAACGGCGCGCATTGGGCGCCACCTGCTGCACGACGGGGGTGAGCAGACCTTCGAGGCGCGGCAAATCGGGCTGCTGCTCAACGCCTTCAGCAAATGGCCTGGCGACACCGATTGCCGGGCGGCGGCCGAATACCTTGCCGCGCGGCTGGAGCGATCGCCAGGATTGCGACAGGCCATGGACGCGCAGGCGGTTGCGACCGCGATCAACGGCCTGAGCAAGTGGCCGGAGACCGCCGTGTGCCGCAACGTTGCCGAGCATCTCGCTGCCCGGCTGGTGCATGAAGCGGCGCTGTTGGAGCGCATGACGGCGACGGCGGTTGCCGCTTCGCTCAACGGGCTGAGCAAATGGCCGAAAGCGGAGATCTGCGGGGCGGCCGTCGAATGCGTGGCCGAGCAACTCGTGAAAGCGCCCGGGCTGCGGCAGGCAATGAGCGCACAAGAGATCGCCAATGCCTTCAATGCGCTGAGCAAGTGGCCGGACAGCGCGGCTTGCCGCGCCGCCGCCGAATGCCTGGCGGTTCGGCTCGCGGACGACTCCCGGCTTCGGGCGAGCATGAATGCGCAAGAGGTGGCCAGCACGCTCAACGCCCTGTGCAAGTGGCCGCGGACGACGGCTTGCCGAGAGGCGGCCCTGGGCCTGGCTGCTCGCATCCGCAGCGAGGCGGACCTTCGCGAAGCCCTCGACGCGCAACAGCTCGCCAACACGCTCAATGCATTGGGCAAGTGGCCCGATGCAGACGTTTGCCGTGCCGCTGCCGAGCGCCTGGCGATCCGCCTCGGTCGCGACGCGGCGCTGCGAGACGGTTTGAACGGGCAGCATATCGGCAATGTGTTCAATGCGCTGGGCAAATGGCCGGAGTCGGCGGCCTGCCTGACGGCGGCAGCGTGCTTGACAGCCAGGTTGACGGACGAGGTGGCGCTTCTGCTGTCCATGGATGCGCAGGGCATCGCGGCTGCGCTCAACGGCTTGAGCAAGTGGCCGGAGTCCGCGGCCTGCCGGACGGCCGCCGAACGACTGATCGCGCGGCTCTCGTCCGATGCCGATTTGCGGCAGGGCATGGATGCACAGGCTGTCGCCAATGTGCTCAATGCACTGAGCAAGTGGTCCGGGGAGGATCACTGCCGGGCGCTTGCCGAGCAACTGGCGATGCGGCTGGTCGATGATGCGGAGCTTCGGCAAGCCATGAATGCGCAGGAAGTCGCCAATGCGATCAACGGGCTGAGCCGGTGGCTGGAGCAGCCGCATTGCCGCCGATCCCTGCTGCTGCTGGCGGCCCGGATGGGCGAGGCCGATCTGCCTTGGCGCAATGCGGAAATGTCGGCGCTGTCACAGGCCGCCAATGCCTTTGCGCGCCTGTTTCTCAGTGCACCGGACGACGCCGAATTCCAGGCGCCGGCGCGCATCAAGCTCCAGGCGCTGGCAGCCCACCTCGATCTGTACCGCGAACGCTTCGAAACGTGCAGCGCCCGCGAAATCGCGATCGTCTTGAAGGCCATGGCTTCGGTGCAATTGCAGCATGACATGCGTCCTCTGGCCAGGCCCGCCCTGGAGCGGCTGGCCGCGTTGTGCCGCACAACCGGACTGCGCAATGAAAACCTTGAAACCATGGGCAACCTGTGCCTGGGGCTGTTGCCCCTGGCACGCAGCCCGGTGCTGATTGCTCACCGCCGGCGCGCGCTCTGCGTGCTCGGCACGCTTCAGCCGATCGTGGCGCGCAAGATCGAGCGCTTTGTCCAGCCACGGCTGGGCGCCGCGGAAAAGGAGCCTGCCACGGACACGGCGATGCGCGAAGAGTCGCACGCCACGCGGCGTGCGGCGCTGACCTTCTACCAAGTGCTCAAAACGTATTCCGTGGTGAGCGATATGTGGAAGACGCGCTATATCGAAGGTTCGCGCCGGTCGGTGCGCGACCAGCGGGATCGGCTCGCCGCCTGGGTGAAGCAGACGCTGGAGCGCTCGCGCGAGGCGATCGAAGCCGATCTGGGGGAAGACAGCTGGAACATCATCGCCCGGATCGAGGCCGACGCGGACGTGCTGAACGCATTGGATCTGCGCATACAGCACCAGACCGCGCTGATCACGCACAACCATCCGCCAAGCCGTTTCGATCTGGGGGCCGTGCATCGGCGCATGCGCACGTTGAAGCCCGGCGCCCCCGTGCCGCCGGCCCGTGGCGCAGGCGACACCCACTATGTCGCGGTGGATATGGCGGGCAAGGAGCTGAAGCACAACCGTGACGAACCGAGCAAGCCGTACTCGCTCTATGCGCGGTTGACCGGTCTGCCCCTGGTGGAGGTCAAGCTGCCCGGTGAGCTGTCGGCGTTCATGCTCGCGCGTACGTTCCGGTACCAGGGCGAGCCGTGGCGGTTCGATCTGTTCGGCGGCAGCCGGCTGAGCCGGGGAGGGGGGCTGCGGCCGCACGATATCCTGTCCAATCACGCGGCCCCGGCTGCAATGCTTCCGGCGGTGCGTTACGCCGACACGGCCCCCGGCAGCAGCCTGATGCAGCTGGCCGCCAAGCTGGCGCCGTTGCGCGAAGACTGGGCGCGCATGCAGCGTGCCTTGTTGGAAATGGTGCCGAGCGACCACGTGGTCGAGGGCACGCTGCGACTGGGCTTCTTCGACGATGTGGACGGCCCGGAGCACCCGTTCAAGCTGCAGAGCCCCGATGGCCAGCGCATTCAGCTGTGCCCGAATGATGGCTGCGGGTTCCTCAAGTTCGAGGTGGCTATGTGCATTCCGGTGTTTCGTGACCACGTCATGGCCTGGAATGCCATGCGCGCCGGTCGCGCCACGCCGGCCCAGCAGAAACTGCTGGAGACCAGCAACGACCGCAAGCGCATCGCGCCGCAGGCGCTGCAGCACTTTCCGCGCGACGAGGCCGCGCTGGAGGAAGCCCGGCAGGCCATCGAGCGCAGGCTGGCGCAACTGGCGCCGAAGCCGGCGAGCGGCCAGGCGCCCCCGCGCGTCGACCCGCTGACGCTGTATCACCTCACTGTCAGCGGCGGCTATGAGGGCGAGCAGATTCGCGCGGTCCCCTCGGCTGACGACAACGTGCATCTGCCGGCCCAGCGCAGCGGGGCCTTCGATTTGCATGGCGGCGCGCTGCTGATCGGCAAGGCGCCATACGACAAGGAGAACTTGCTGCCGTTTCCCGACGAGCAAGTCGGCACGGTGGAGCGGGGCGACGCGACAGCCAGCTTTCTGTCCAGGTGCTTTGCCATCCAGTACAGCTTCACGGGCTTCAATGACGACGCGGGCGAGGGCGCTGAAATGCTGCACAGCAAAGGCATGCTCATCGTGCCGCCGCCGCAGTACTGGTCGCCTGATCATGCGGGCATGGACATGGCCTGCTCCCGGGAGGACTTGAAGACCTTGTCACGCTGGATCACCGGCCGCAACCGCGCCACGTTGCCGCCCGAGATGCGCAGCACCGGCAGCCTGCGCGTCAAGGAGGTGGTGGTCCCCGGGAGGCTGGGGGCCCTGCCGATCACCGAGCTGCGCAAGCGGGACATGGACACCGACGGCGATGATGCCTTCGTGTATGCGGGCTATCCCAAGTTGGCCGCGCACATTTCCCGCGTGATGGACGACCGCAAAAAGCGCCGCGGCCAGCAGCGCTCCTTCAAGCCGCGGAAAACCGCGGCACCGGCGCAGGATCCCAAGGACGGGCAATACCAACCCGGCCGGGCGGCCGAGATTCTGGCCGAGCAGCGCGGACGCCGTCTCCGGGGCACCGCCAGCGTCTTCGCCAAGCGTTTTCTGGCGCAGTCCGACGACATGCGCGAAGCGATGGCGCGCGACATGATGTTCGGTGTCTATGACGGCATCGAGCGCCCGCTGCGAAACGGCTTGCTCGAGCAGTTCGAGGCGGAGCAGGCGGACCTGCAAGCACTGGATGTGCTGCGCAACCATGCGTTCGAAGCGATCGCCAACGCCCATTTGCCCGAAGCCGAGGAGGCCGCCCAACTGCTGCATGATGAGGTCTTCCGGCTCCAGTCCGCCCCCGCGGCCAAGGCTGCCGGGACGCCTGCCGGGCTGGCTGACCGGTTCCCATTGCTGGCGCAGGCGTACGAGCAGGCCGGCGACACCCGCGCGCGCGTCCAGGCCATCCTGGAAAACTATCCGGTATGCCGGTTGTCGTGCGAGCAGTTTCCGGAGGGCCAGCCGGGCCTGGTGCGAGGCTCGCCGGAGCTCACCCTGCGCAACCTGTGCACCATCGCCATCAAGGTCGGGACGGACGCGCTGAAATCCGACACGGGGACCGAACTGTTCTCCAAGGTGATCGAGACCTGCCTGCGCAGCGAACGCACGTTCCGCGAGCGCATCGGCAGCGTGCCTTACGGCAAGGAAACGGCCTATGCCATGCATGACGGGCGCTTCGATCCCGAGCAGGCGAAAGCGGAGTTGCGGCATAACCCGACCATGGCTGCCGGCGTCATGATTCACTCGGTGGAGGCCTTGCAGCAATGGGGCCTGCTGGCTCCGGCGCCGACGCCACAGGCACGCTTTGCGAACACGCCGGCACTGGATGTCAGCCAGGCGATCCGGTTGCTTGCCGATCGCGCCAGCCGCATGGATGCGGCGATCACGCCGACGCTGCGCAACATCGCGCAGGCGGTCGGCGCGCAACTGGCCGGTCTGCGCCATCGGCTGAAGTCTTCGGGCTCGCTGAAGGAAAAGCTCAAGCAAATGGTGGCGCACAAGCACATGACGCTGGAAGACGCCGTACCGCAGGTCAACGACGCGCTGCGCTACAGCGTCGTGCTGCCGTCCCAGGATTTCGCAGCCGGATGCCGCCGCATCCAGGCTGCGCTGGACGAGCAAGGGCACGCGCGGGTGAAGCTGGTCAACCACTTCGTCAAGCGATATGAGCCGTTCAGCGCGATCAACGTGACGTTGCGCGATCCCGAGGGGCATCTGTGGGAGATCCAGTTCCACACGCCGCAAACCTTCGACCTCAAGGAGCACTACCACGACCTGTACAAGCGATCGCACCATCTGCGGCTGCAAGGCGTCCCGGCCGCACGGCTTCAAGAACTGACCCGCCCGGCCCGCGACGCCTTCCGCGCCGTTCCGATGCCCCTGGGGTGCGAAGACATCATCGACTGGGAAGCCGAACAGACCAGCGTGGCCTTGCCTGCGGTACGCGCCCAGCTTGTGCCGGAGCCCTTGTACGCCGAGCTCGTCAATCGCCTGCACCAGGCCGCCAAGGCGATGGAGCCGAAGATCACACCCGTATTGCGCGCGCTCCTGCAGCACGTGCAGGGGCATCTGCATGGCGACGGCCCCGAGCTGCATCGGCACGTGTTCAAGAAGCCGGCCTCGACGCACCGCAAGATCGAGCTGCTGCGGCATCAGCACGCTTTGCCGCCCGAACAGGCGGCGGCGCGGGTGCGCGACGCGCTGCGCTACGAGGTCGTGCTGCAGCACGAGGGCTTCGTCGCATCGGTACAGTGGGTCTCGCGGCAATTGCAGTCCGAAGGGCTGGAGGTCATGCGCATCAACAACACCTTCGCCATGGCCGATACCACCTACGCCGGACTGAACATGAACCTGCGCAGCGGGGCGCATCACTTCGAAATCCAGTTCCATACACCCGACAGTCTTCGCATCAAGCAGAAGACACACAGGCTGTATGAAAAGCTCAGGCGCATTGCTCGCCCTGAAGCGATGCCGCCGCACAACGGGCAGAACCCACCCGTATCCGAGCGCGAAAGCCTCGAGCATGGCCTCCGCTCGGCCGCCGCGACGGTGCGCCGCCCGGAGGGAATCGAGACCATTGGGTCGATCGATCGCTATGAGGGGTAA
- a CDS encoding ABC transporter substrate-binding protein — protein MTVHSTVARLTVLACLCAASFPVLADQWAEIQKNKALRCGTFADVPPFAAPDPKTREMVGFDVDLCQALARHLGVAARITPLSVEARVPEVKMGRVDMTVANLAYTLGRAEQIQFSDPYYLAKEMLAVRASDPGKSKADYKGKRLAAAKGSTSELSIKMNGSEPVTFQDTGSAYMAVQQGKALGIVSNTMTITKLVNQSKTGGIELKMIAEPMIYQPIGVGMKKGEPALLAKVNEALLAMDKAGEINQLWNKWLGPNTEYKMVREDKVVPLSELKFTPIP, from the coding sequence ATGACGGTCCATTCCACCGTTGCGCGCCTGACTGTCCTGGCCTGTCTGTGCGCTGCGTCCTTTCCCGTTCTGGCCGATCAATGGGCGGAGATCCAAAAGAACAAGGCGCTGCGTTGTGGCACGTTTGCCGATGTGCCGCCGTTCGCTGCGCCGGATCCGAAGACCCGCGAAATGGTCGGCTTCGATGTCGACCTGTGCCAGGCGCTGGCCAGGCACCTGGGTGTCGCCGCCAGGATCACCCCGCTGTCGGTCGAGGCGCGTGTGCCCGAAGTCAAGATGGGCCGCGTCGACATGACGGTGGCGAACCTCGCCTACACGCTCGGCCGCGCCGAGCAGATCCAGTTCAGCGATCCGTACTACCTCGCCAAGGAAATGCTGGCCGTGCGGGCGAGCGACCCGGGCAAGAGCAAGGCGGACTACAAGGGCAAGCGCCTGGCGGCGGCGAAGGGCTCGACGTCGGAGCTGTCGATCAAGATGAACGGGTCCGAGCCGGTGACGTTCCAGGACACGGGCTCCGCCTATATGGCCGTGCAGCAAGGCAAGGCGCTGGGTATCGTCTCGAACACGATGACGATCACCAAGCTGGTGAATCAGTCCAAGACCGGCGGCATCGAACTGAAGATGATCGCCGAGCCGATGATCTATCAGCCGATCGGCGTGGGGATGAAGAAGGGCGAACCGGCGCTGCTGGCCAAGGTCAATGAAGCCCTGCTGGCCATGGACAAGGCGGGGGAGATCAACCAGTTGTGGAACAAGTGGCTCGGCCCCAATACGGAATACAAGATGGTGCGTGAAGACAAGGTCGTGCCCTTGAGCGAGCTGAAGTTTACGCCCATCCCCTGA